ACTATATCTTACTCGACCTTCCACTGACGATAAGATATTACTTAAAACTGCAAAGTAAGCTAAGAGTATTagcttcattttcattttccatTAACATCCCCCTTCCAGTTATGTAGAGGGTTTAACTTTGGAAcgaatgcaaaaaaaattaaaatgaacTTTCCTCAGAATTACCAAACTATCACGAATAACAAAAACATGCTACTGAACTCAAATGCCGTAATTTGACTGTAATGTTTACGAAATAGCAGtcgtattttttaacaaccATAGCATTGAGTTAAATACAAggattaaataaatagtaatGAAACGATTGAAGCTTTAAGATTTTTACGAAAAAGAATACAGAACGTGGCTTCGTTTATTTAGTTACCACCATCTTAGCATTGTTCTTACGCTCACAATTTTACACTatgaaaaaagcaatataATGGTAAAGAATGTATCATTagtaaagaataaaaaaaagaaatgcattttcatttcatttgtAGTTGTGAGAAGAAATGATGGAATGTGCGAGCCTCACTTGATTTTATGTCATTATGTTTTGGACCTCAAttagtaataaaattattctGTTGAAGTCATTTCTGAAGGCGTTTCTTGATTTTTCGCTTGTAATTCGTTGAGTTGCTCCATTAAAAGATTTCGAAAAGGAGTCAGCAGCTTCTCTTTAGttctatttaatttcattccACAATTTGGAAGTTGTGGCTGCGGTACTCCATGAGCTGTAGTGGGTGTAATAATTGCGGACCCAAAGAAGTTATAAAGATGTAAAAGCCATTCACTAGTACTATCTTTATTCTCAATAGCCTTCTTGCTTTCTTCATCAAGTTCCTTCACATAATCACCAATTTCTTCCAAAACTTGATGTTTTGTCTCTTCATCCAAGGTATTTAAAGCTTTATGGGCAACATCTACCGCATCAGGAGTCTTCACCTCAACActaaattgttttaaacaATGGCGATACCAGTCGCACCACTCTCCACAAAGATCGGGCGCATTCACAACAAGTCGGTGAATGAAACGGACAAAGCAGCTTTGATAACGTTCAACAAGATTGATGAACTTTACTAAGGGAGCACCGGCCTTTGAAAGCTGAATAACATCCCATAAGAAATACTGAAAGTCATAAATAGCTTGTGAAAAATCGGCAGCTTGATGTGCTTCGTAAATGATATTATAAAACGCATTCATAAATTCTCTTACAACATCATTCAGTTGATCGTTGTCACATAGATCGTGGATTAAACATTCGCGATCACGATGTGTTAAAGCGGCATCAAAATATCTCATGGCAATATGGACACCTTTCTCGGAATAAGGATCGAAATGAAAGTCTTCAATCTCGGAATGCTCGGTTTCAGATGCAGTGTCGGGTACTTCATCTTCATTGCCTTGGACAGACGAGGCCTTATCGGAGTCTTCCTTATCAACTCCTTCAGTCTCGGTAGTTTCAGTTTGCTGTGCTTCGTACGCCTCTAAAATTGCGATAGTAATGTTCAGTTCCTTATTGATGCTTTGAGAACGAACATCATCTTGTTCAGTACGCGAAAGTTGAGTGAACCATTGCAAGGCTTTACGCATCGTCTCCCATTTTGCATCGTCTTCAAATTCTGCATCTGTCTCAACCATAGTGCTCTCACTGTGCTCGAGATCGGCATTAAAAATACCGGCCAACATTGTTTGTAGCAGATTGCGACTTTCGCCAAACCAGGAAAGCGgtttcatcaaaaaaagtCGAGTAAGACCAGACATCAAGAGACCAGCATTTCCAACCCGAAGTACTTGGCGCGTTAAAAACCAAGGGATACGATTGTAAAGACGCTCAACTACACCTTCAGGGCCCTTTCTATTACTAACAAGGTGAGGAGACTCAGGAATAGCATCGACGGTAACAAAggaaaaatgcaaaataaCAGCAATCGTATAGCGAATGTTTTCTATCACAGACCTCAAAGGTTCATCCCAGCTGTCGACATCCTCTGATACTGAAATCCTATCGAGAGCTTGTTGAAGACCATCACCGTACACTAAAAGTGAATATGCCTCACGAAGACGCTTAACCGAAGGATAATGCAGCCTTTCGGGGCCATTTGCATCATCCATATTCACATTAGCAAGCGACTTCTGAACTGAATCAGTTGAAGAGTCTGCATTGGAGCTTTTTGCTTCATCGGCatcatcctcttcttcattgTTGCTTGTAGGCTTTCTGTCTTCTGACAGAGGAGTTGCTTTTCCCAATAAACCCTTCGACAAAACATGTAAAACAACAACCACCGCGAATCCAACCATTTTACGCTTGCTTACACGTCCATGGTCGTATGAATCGGATAAATTGTGTTTTCCAATTGTTTCCAACAAGGGTTGCAATTTATCGCTCCAAAACTCAGGGGGTGCCTTATTCACACCAGGCAATGTAGGTGTAAAAATATAGCTCTGCGCAATCATCTTCATCACCGGTGAATCCTCAGCATCTGCGAACTCTTCACTTGGTCTAAAAGGGGGTCCAAATTTGGCTAAACGACCTGTCATTTACAGTTAGCAAGCTAGACAAAGCAATCAACTACTTCATCAACGTAGGAACGACAAATTACACCAAACTAATTACTGGTACAACAGCTTGACCTTGCTCTGATGCTTATGACCAACATTGAAGCCCAAAGCGGATGAAACCAACCAAGCATTTTAAGCAAAGACATGCCATTTTCGGCTCAGCTTGCTTCGTTTTGATAAGACCGTTTTACTGAATGACGTCGCTAAAAAACATACCTGGAACTTTAAGGCCGCTAAACTCATGCTGAAGTTCAAGCAATAGTAGTATTGAGGTTAAAGAATCCATGTTTACAACTGAATTGGTAAACGACGGAGACAAGTGAAGGGAGCAATTACAAATTCCGTTGCGTTGATATCTTGAAACGCCATGACGGTTTGCGTATCGTTAACAAAACTTAGCATATTTGCAGTGGAATGTACAATAAGGAGTTTTCGCAATCGAAGACGGGTAACACAGGTCACGGAATCCGGTCCTAGGAAGGAGGTgtaaataaagataaatGAGTTGAAGACAATCGGAAGTAGAAGATTATACCGAATATTCAAACATTGGAGAGGaacaataaattaaaaaaggaatttaatTAGTTTACACGAAAGAAAGACAACCTCAAAGATCTAGTCCATCCTACGATGCACCGTAGAGGCAATCGAAGGAGGCCGAGAAGCCTTTGGAGTCGCCGGTTTGGAATTCCTAGTAGGGTAACGACTAGTATCGTAAAGAGTTGACATTGGATCCTCTAAAATAGGGATCACTGAATCGGTCATTCCTCTTGTTTGAACTGGACGCCTAGCACCCATAGTATAGCGTCGATCGGACGGCGCAGGAGGACTGGAAGATTGATTATTTCGACGATTTCGCCTTTGAGTTAATGTCAGCATATCAAACGAATTTGGAGGCATGGCTGAAGGCACACCTATCATGGACGCAGTTTCCAAGGCATCCGAGCTAGCCATGTTAGTAGAAGTACTTAAAAGATCAGAAACAGAGCCAGCCTTGTTCATCGTTAAAGGATTGCCGCGAACGCGACCTCCAAAACGTGAAGGCCTGCCCGTGGGATTCAAGCCTGAAGGAGAGGTAACGAGAGGCGAAGACAAGTTTACCATAGAAGCACTAGGAATTTTGTATATGGAGTTGGGACCTTTGGGCATAGAGCCTCCGATAGGAGAAGAAGTAAACTGTCTAGTGTTCAACAAGTCATCGACACTTCCAATACGGTTAGATATGCCAATGGTGGAGCGAGATGGTGAGCGTGAGGCAGCACCCACTGGAGAGCGACGCATTGCAGGATTGAAATTGGGGGAAGATTGAGGCGTTCCAGCTCTCACagttaaatttcttttatttttagcaTCAAACAGAGCTAGTAAAGTTTCCATACGAGGAACGGATACGCCAAGCTCCTTGGCGATTTCGACTGGGTAACCCAATAAAACTGCAACCTCCAAAGGTCGATGTGCAATATAATCCTGATAAGGATAAGAAGGTCGAGGAGTTGCAAGCATACGGTTGACAATATGACGTTTCAAAACATCCAACTTTTCAGGTTCAAATTCGCAGCCTTGGGCTTGTGCAATGGAAAATGCTTCATCCATCAGACCATCAATTACTTTTGCAAAAGACTTAAGGCGGTACATTAACGCTAAATTTGGTTCGTCATTTATAATAGACAATGGGTAGAAACACATATGACCAACCCCTGTTTCCCATTGCTTTTTCTgaattttggaaagaaagTCACAAGAGACACCACCTGCTTCCAAAGTTAATGTAAGAGTTTCGATCATTGCATCTTGAACTGAATCGGGGACATCGTCCTCCTCTTCAGTGAGTCCAACATAAATGACACTTTTAGCAGAATCCGCAGCAAATGTGGTATGCTCAAATTGGAGAGGCCCCCTTTGAGCAAATTGATCAggcaaaacaaaagagaGAACCGGATTATTAGGGAATGCGTGCTGTAATTCTTTTTCGGCTCCTACTATACCAGTGGTATTTAAGACGATGCACGTGTGGCCAGGGGTAACTACCTCTTTAATTGCTGTATCTAAATTATATACTGATGgaagaatttttaaacatacAAAAATATAGTCGAACGGTTCAGAATTCATAGCAAGCTGCTCAACTGTCGGGGCAACTAAAATGACTCGATTAGCAACTTGATACggagaaaaaataataagttAAATTCAACCAACATACCAACATCCGGTTTCCATTTAGTTGAACCAAAAACACTTGAACGAATACGGATACCTTCAGAAAGAACACTCTCGCAACGATTTCTCCAAATTAAAGTAGTATGACAAGCCTTACTCTCGGAGAGACGCCAGCTGATAAATGCAGAAATCGCATTGCTTCCGACTAAAGCAcgttagcaaaaaaattataaattttttaaaagcgaTCAAATTAATGCACGCGATAttcaatacaaaaaataaaataacacgcagtttaaacaaaaaaaaaccatacCACTTAATATGCGAAGCTTAGATGTATCTTCTTCCGACATCGTTTTTTAACAGCAACCTTAAGGgatataaaaaatcctGGAACACAATAAAAGATACTATTAAATAtctatttatataaaaaagatattttttcaaaacgtccaatattaaaacaaaagaaggatCAACCTTCTCTATTCTATAGTTTCGCTTTTACCGTATATACACACTTCCAAGCAACAACATCCACAAACAAACTAAATTCTGCGCTTGTATTTTTCTGAAAAGGAAAGTTTGTGTTCTACaaacttttctttatgAATTAAGTCGTTTTTCTTAGCGAGAAATTGCTCCAAACTGGAATTTATTGATTCTAGCAAGGAGCTAGTGTTTGGTAGACGGTAAGTGAACAGCTGTGTGTATGTTTATGTTGGAAGATATTAGCATTCTGGAGTGATGCTTTGCtataattcattttaataaactaattaattatattcaaatatttttctttcttttcaaaacgTAATCATGCTTGAGTATATAGCGCCAAGAAGTTTTGAAAGGCTGGCACAGCCGACATACACATATACACCTCAACCAAAAGCACTTTAGCTTAGCTGAATGGTTGGGATTTAGAAACCCcaaacttcaaaatctttaagTAACTCCAAATTCCAGAtattccaatttttttttattttaattgattagaaaatttttttttataaattgttCTAGCTACTGACTTTAAGAGTATGAATTCAAGATTATACTATGACTACGGTATAAACATGGTCACTTAATAACTTATATTCAAAAGATGAATAGCAAACTAAACTAACAACAATCACATGTGTAAACAGGATTCCAGAACGAACGCCAAGGATTGAGACAAACAAAGATAGTTACAAACCAAGatttttatacaaatataaatatgtaGGTTCCGACCTCCATTTAACGAGCATACAAAAGCTACAAAGAAACCCATAATTATCGGACGAAGagtcaaagaaaaaagtttgacATAAACagattataaaaaaacaaatatatgCCTAATCGGACGAATTGAAACAAATTAACTCTATAATTAAAGACATAAATAACCTCAAGTAGTAgaattctgtttttttttataaaaacacAGTGCAGACATTTCAGTAATGAGTTTGAAGCGAATAAAgagaattaaaagaagtaaataaacaatatttgTCAAAACATCACAAAATTAGGAAAAGCTCAACTTGTATCACCAATCGGTTTCTAAGAACCGAACTAACCAAACACACCAAAGAGGCAGTAAGGATAATGCCATCTGCCAGCAGAAAAACTCCcatcaaatttaaattactttGTGGGAACAAGGAGCCAAATAGTGATGAAGCCATACTTCGTCCATCATGCACACGTAAGCCTCTTGCTCATACAATTAATCGACTTTTCcgacaagaaaaaaattcaagtcGAAAATATACTATCTACCGAAAATGATGATCAACGCATTGTgttttatataaaaaacaatcgAAAATCAGCGAAACTGCCATAGTTTCGATATAATTTACATAACGCTATACCAATCCCAGGATTTGGAAACTCGTGACAAATCCGATGGATCCATATTCATAGTGTGCGATTCAGCAACAGAAGACATGCCCAAGTCTGTGTCAAAAGCATCAAATAAAGGCGAATCAACAACAGGCGCAAAGTCGTTCTTACCTTGCACCATAGACGAGTCATTAGAATCAAGGTGGGCACTACCCAATCCTTCAGAAAAACCTAACCCAAAGTCATTTACACCAGCGTTTAAGTTGTTGGCTGATAGCATGGACTGGGATTTGGATTCATTTTCAGAGGACTGTTGCTGCAAAGGACTCCGCATGCTAGGATCTAAAGGTATCCTTTCTGAGGATAAGGATTGATTTCCACCAACGAATCCAGGAGAAATAGATTTGCTATCAGCTTTCGGCTTCATATCAGCAGCAGTCGATTTGGCACTCGACGATTTAGAGCTGCTCTTCCTAGTTGATCCCTTACGCCCGCCTGACTGTTTAGGTGTAGCC
Above is a genomic segment from Schizosaccharomyces pombe strain 972h- genome assembly, chromosome: III containing:
- the mug72 gene encoding oxidoreductase codes for the protein MSEEDTSKLRILSVGSNAISAFISWRLSESKACHTTLIWRNRCESVLSEGIRIRSSVFGSTKWKPDVVAPTVEQLAMNSEPFDYIFVCLKILPSVYNLDTAIKEVVTPGHTCIVLNTTGIVGAEKELQHAFPNNPVLSFVLPDQFAQRGPLQFEHTTFAADSAKSVIYVGLTEEEDDVPDSVQDAMIETLTLTLEAGGVSCDFLSKIQKKQWETGVGHMCFYPLSIINDEPNLALMYRLKSFAKVIDGLMDEAFSIAQAQGCEFEPEKLDVLKRHIVNRMLATPRPSYPYQDYIAHRPLEVAVLLGYPVEIAKELGVSVPRMETLLALFDAKNKRNLTVRAGTPQSSPNFNPAMRRSPVGAASRSPSRSTIGISNRIGSVDDLLNTRQFTSSPIGGSMPKGPNSIYKIPSASMVNLSSPLVTSPSGLNPTGRPSRFGGRVRGNPLTMNKAGSVSDLLSTSTNMASSDALETASMIGVPSAMPPNSFDMLTLTQRRNRRNNQSSSPPAPSDRRYTMGARRPVQTRGMTDSVIPILEDPMSTLYDTSRYPTRNSKPATPKASRPPSIASTVHRRMD